One window of the Chitinophaga niabensis genome contains the following:
- the fmt gene encoding methionyl-tRNA formyltransferase — MRIIFMGTPEFAVASLDALVQNGYEVVAVVTAPDKPAGRGLQLQQSEVKQYALGKNIPVLQPEKLKNPAFIEELRSYKADLQVVVAFRMLPEIVWDMPPLGTINVHASLLPQYRGAAPINWAVINGESVSGVTTFKLQHAIDTGNILFTVEVPIREDETAGELYAELMVAGAGVLLKTVAALKAGNAPELVQNNIPESELKHAPKIFKEDCKIKWEDTVDNIYNLIRGLSPYPTAYTLLNDKTLKIFKAEKEHAKHAHALGSVHTDQKTFLKFAADGGYINLVELQLEGKKKMGVVEFLRGYRF, encoded by the coding sequence ATGAGGATAATTTTCATGGGTACGCCCGAATTTGCCGTGGCTTCTCTGGATGCGCTTGTTCAGAACGGATATGAAGTGGTGGCTGTGGTTACAGCCCCTGATAAGCCCGCCGGCAGAGGTTTGCAGTTACAACAAAGTGAAGTGAAGCAATATGCGCTGGGTAAAAACATTCCTGTATTGCAGCCGGAGAAACTGAAGAATCCTGCTTTCATTGAAGAACTGCGTTCCTATAAAGCAGACCTGCAGGTGGTGGTGGCTTTCCGCATGTTACCGGAAATTGTGTGGGATATGCCACCGCTGGGCACTATCAATGTACATGCATCCTTACTGCCACAATACCGTGGTGCGGCTCCTATCAACTGGGCTGTGATCAACGGGGAATCTGTTTCCGGCGTTACTACTTTCAAATTACAACATGCCATTGATACCGGCAATATCCTTTTCACGGTGGAAGTTCCTATCCGTGAAGATGAAACTGCGGGAGAACTATATGCAGAACTAATGGTAGCAGGCGCAGGTGTATTGCTGAAAACCGTGGCTGCTTTGAAAGCAGGGAACGCGCCGGAACTGGTGCAGAATAATATTCCTGAAAGTGAATTGAAACATGCACCGAAGATCTTCAAGGAAGATTGTAAAATTAAGTGGGAAGATACGGTGGATAATATCTACAACCTGATACGCGGGCTGAGTCCGTATCCTACAGCGTACACCCTGTTGAATGATAAAACACTGAAGATCTTCAAAGCAGAGAAAGAACATGCAAAACACGCGCATGCATTGGGTTCTGTGCACACAGATCAGAAGACTTTCCTCAAGTTTGCAGCGGATGGAGGGTATATCAACCTGGTGGAATTGCAGTTGGAAGGGAAGAAGAAAATGGGGGTGGTAGAGTTTCTTCGAGGGTATAGGTTCTAG
- a CDS encoding FKBP-type peptidyl-prolyl cis-trans isomerase yields the protein MQQVKTGDTVRVHYHGRLENGDTFDKSEGKAPLEFKVGTGSVIKGFDNGVLDMKVGEKKTLNIPVEEAYGPKSDELIMEFPKANIPADLNPEVGMELQMSNPQGQVFPVRVAAVGAEFITLDANHPLAGEPLIFDIELVEIV from the coding sequence ATGCAACAAGTAAAGACCGGTGATACCGTTCGGGTGCACTATCACGGCCGTTTAGAGAATGGTGACACCTTTGATAAGTCCGAAGGAAAAGCTCCCTTGGAATTCAAGGTGGGAACCGGTTCTGTGATCAAAGGTTTCGATAATGGAGTTCTGGATATGAAGGTAGGGGAGAAAAAGACTTTGAACATCCCAGTAGAAGAAGCATATGGCCCTAAGAGCGATGAGTTGATCATGGAGTTCCCCAAGGCTAATATTCCTGCTGATCTGAATCCCGAAGTAGGCATGGAATTACAAATGAGCAATCCCCAGGGCCAGGTGTTCCCTGTAAGAGTGGCTGCCGTTGGAGCAGAGTTTATCACACTGGATGCTAACCATCCGCTGGCTGGTGAACCACTGATCTTTGATATTGAACTGGTAGAGATCGTTTAA
- the pepT gene encoding peptidase T, whose amino-acid sequence MDKNYAYSVTERFLRYVQIDTQSDPLSTTFPSTAKQKDLAKLLVKELLEIGITDAVTDEFGYVYATIPATTTKEVPVICLCAHMDTAPDCSGTNVKPIVHKAYNGEDIILPDDTTQVIRTKDHPYLKGKIGDDIITASGNTLLGADNKAGVAEIMDAALYLIQHPEVKHGKIRILFTPDEEVGRGVQHVNMEQLGARFGYTMDGGELGSLEDETFAADGVKISIQGVSVHPGTAKGKLVSAIKVAAEIVSALPKDILSPETTEDRQGFIHPVRIEGMVEKAEIEFIIRDFTAAELEGHEFYLRKIMENTVARHPGATAIMKVTEQYRNMKEVLDKHPQVVANAEEAIKRAGIKLERMSIRGGTDGSRLSFMGLPCPNIFTGEMALHSKQEYVSVQDMQKAVNTIIELVQVWEERS is encoded by the coding sequence ATGGATAAAAATTATGCTTATTCGGTAACAGAACGCTTCCTGCGTTATGTACAGATAGACACGCAGTCAGATCCGCTCAGCACCACATTCCCTTCCACAGCCAAACAGAAAGACCTGGCAAAGCTGCTGGTAAAGGAATTACTGGAGATTGGTATCACAGATGCGGTAACAGACGAATTTGGATACGTGTATGCTACGATCCCCGCTACCACTACAAAAGAGGTACCCGTGATCTGCCTTTGCGCACACATGGATACAGCGCCTGATTGCAGTGGTACCAATGTGAAACCTATTGTGCACAAGGCTTACAATGGAGAGGACATTATCCTGCCGGATGATACCACACAGGTGATCCGCACAAAAGATCATCCATATCTCAAAGGAAAAATAGGAGACGATATTATCACCGCCAGCGGCAATACCCTGCTGGGCGCGGATAATAAAGCAGGCGTGGCAGAGATCATGGATGCCGCATTATATCTCATACAACATCCTGAAGTAAAACACGGTAAGATCCGCATCCTCTTTACACCCGATGAAGAAGTAGGCCGTGGCGTACAGCATGTGAATATGGAACAGCTGGGCGCGCGGTTTGGTTACACCATGGATGGAGGAGAACTGGGATCGCTGGAAGATGAAACCTTTGCTGCAGATGGTGTGAAGATCAGCATCCAGGGCGTGAGTGTACATCCCGGTACGGCAAAAGGCAAACTGGTGAGTGCCATCAAAGTAGCAGCGGAAATAGTGAGCGCATTGCCAAAAGATATCCTTTCCCCCGAAACCACAGAAGACCGCCAGGGCTTTATTCATCCCGTACGTATAGAAGGTATGGTGGAAAAAGCAGAGATAGAATTCATCATCCGCGACTTTACCGCTGCCGAACTGGAAGGCCATGAATTTTACCTGCGTAAGATCATGGAAAACACTGTAGCCCGCCATCCCGGAGCCACAGCCATTATGAAGGTCACAGAGCAATACCGCAATATGAAAGAGGTGCTGGATAAACATCCGCAGGTAGTGGCCAATGCAGAGGAAGCCATCAAACGCGCAGGTATCAAACTGGAAAGAATGAGTATCCGTGGTGGTACAGATGGTTCCCGCCTGTCATTCATGGGCCTGCCCTGCCCCAATATCTTTACAGGAGAAATGGCGCTGCACAGCAAACAGGAGTATGTAAGCGTGCAGGATATGCAGAAAGCGGTGAACACCATTATCGAGCTTGTACAGGTCTGGGAAGAGAGAAGTTGA
- a CDS encoding MotA/TolQ/ExbB proton channel family protein, whose amino-acid sequence MLLGLVTFMQDSLLLPKADTVAAGVNAATATAQEIRLWDMIVKGGPLMIPLGILSVIAVYVFVERFITIQKAGKLEDNFMPMIRDHITSDNINAARSLSKNTNSPIARMIDKGIQRIGKPIDNIEKSMENVGKLEIYKMEKNLVILAIVAGIAPMFGFLGTIAGMIQTFFNISQTSDITLSTIAGGIYVKMVTSAAGLIIGLVAYIGYSYLNAQIDKVINKMEATTGEFIDLMQTPTK is encoded by the coding sequence ATGTTGCTAGGACTCGTTACGTTTATGCAGGACTCTCTTTTACTCCCTAAAGCGGACACAGTGGCCGCGGGTGTAAATGCAGCAACTGCCACAGCTCAGGAGATCAGGTTATGGGATATGATCGTGAAAGGTGGGCCCCTGATGATCCCATTGGGTATCCTTTCCGTAATTGCGGTATATGTATTCGTTGAAAGGTTCATCACCATTCAAAAGGCAGGAAAGTTAGAAGATAACTTTATGCCCATGATCCGTGATCACATCACCTCTGATAATATCAATGCCGCCCGTTCTTTATCCAAGAACACCAACAGCCCCATTGCCCGGATGATCGATAAAGGCATCCAGCGCATTGGTAAACCTATCGACAACATTGAGAAATCAATGGAGAACGTAGGTAAGCTGGAAATATATAAAATGGAAAAGAACCTGGTGATCCTGGCCATTGTGGCTGGTATTGCTCCTATGTTCGGTTTCCTCGGTACCATCGCAGGGATGATCCAGACCTTCTTCAACATCTCCCAGACCTCAGATATCACCCTCAGCACTATCGCCGGCGGTATCTATGTGAAAATGGTTACCTCTGCGGCAGGTCTGATCATCGGGCTGGTAGCCTACATTGGTTACAGCTACCTGAATGCACAGATCGATAAAGTGATCAATAAAATGGAAGCCACTACCGGCGAGTTTATTGATCTAATGCAAACACCGACGAAATAA
- a CDS encoding ExbD/TolR family protein, with protein MNLRRRKKGSAELHSGALNDILFILLLFFLIVSSLANPNVIKLMLPKAKSNTKAKQTVVVSIDAKQQFFVGTNKVNFEQLRETLVPKLSPNEVDPTIVINAEETVPIGVVVSVMQIARELGAKTVLGTANPQNAAAKK; from the coding sequence ATGAATTTGCGGAGGCGTAAAAAAGGATCGGCAGAATTACATAGCGGAGCGTTGAACGATATCCTGTTCATCCTCCTGTTGTTCTTTCTGATCGTGTCATCACTGGCCAATCCCAACGTTATCAAACTAATGTTGCCGAAAGCCAAAAGTAATACCAAAGCAAAGCAGACTGTTGTAGTGAGCATCGATGCGAAACAGCAGTTTTTTGTGGGCACCAATAAAGTGAATTTTGAACAATTGCGGGAAACTTTGGTTCCTAAGTTGTCTCCCAACGAAGTAGATCCTACTATTGTGATCAATGCAGAAGAAACAGTACCTATCGGGGTAGTAGTGAGTGTGATGCAGATCGCCAGGGAATTAGGGGCTAAAACGGTATTGGGAACAGCTAACCCACAGAACGCAGCAGCTAAGAAATAA
- the prmC gene encoding peptide chain release factor N(5)-glutamine methyltransferase: MTIQTAYAGLVAAITPLYDNREAANIAHLVMEHITGLGKLDRVFHKDSDLSAPQEAQYQQAMTALLEHRPVQHITGKSWFYGMELLVNEQVLIPRPETEELVEWILLDHPAQPAWRLLDIGTGSGCIPIALKKQWPAADMWAMDVSPSALAVATKNAGLQHTPIRFIPQDVLATDASKVLPSLNIIVSNPPYIRESERANMQEQVEAFEPSIALFVPDNDPLLFYRRIARLAKEKLEHGGKLYFEINEALGKEVVEMLEEEGFQDAKLKQDMFGKDRMVRAVKK, from the coding sequence ATGACGATTCAAACTGCATATGCCGGACTAGTGGCTGCGATTACACCATTGTACGATAACCGGGAAGCCGCCAATATAGCGCATCTCGTGATGGAACATATTACCGGATTAGGAAAACTGGATCGTGTTTTCCATAAAGACAGCGACCTTTCTGCACCCCAGGAGGCACAATACCAGCAGGCGATGACCGCTTTGCTGGAACACAGGCCTGTACAGCATATCACCGGCAAAAGCTGGTTCTATGGCATGGAACTGCTGGTGAACGAACAGGTGTTAATTCCCCGCCCGGAAACAGAAGAACTGGTGGAATGGATCCTACTGGACCATCCTGCCCAACCTGCCTGGCGTCTGCTGGACATCGGAACCGGCAGCGGCTGCATTCCCATTGCCCTGAAAAAACAATGGCCTGCAGCAGATATGTGGGCCATGGATGTAAGTCCCAGTGCCCTGGCAGTTGCTACTAAAAATGCAGGACTGCAACATACCCCCATCCGTTTTATTCCGCAGGATGTACTGGCAACAGATGCATCAAAAGTACTGCCATCTTTGAATATCATCGTCAGCAATCCTCCTTATATCCGTGAATCCGAACGTGCAAACATGCAGGAACAGGTAGAAGCTTTTGAGCCTTCTATTGCTTTGTTTGTTCCCGATAATGATCCTTTATTGTTTTACCGGCGGATAGCCCGGCTGGCAAAAGAAAAACTGGAACATGGCGGCAAGTTGTATTTCGAGATCAACGAAGCGCTGGGTAAAGAAGTGGTGGAAATGCTGGAGGAGGAAGGTTTCCAGGATGCCAAACTCAAACAGGATATGTTTGGGAAAGACCGGATGGTGAGGGCGGTAAAAAAATAA
- the ribD gene encoding bifunctional diaminohydroxyphosphoribosylaminopyrimidine deaminase/5-amino-6-(5-phosphoribosylamino)uracil reductase RibD has product MVSISHEFFMQRCVDLSQTGMGAVAPNPMVGSVLVHEGRIIGEGFHRIYGQAHAEVNCINSVPEELQSLIPKATMYVSLEPCAHHGKTPPCADLIIARKIPKVVVGCVDTFSAVAGKGIQRMKDAGIEVITGVLEETCRAVNRRFFTFHEKKRPYIILKWAQSADGFIAPPDGQPVRISNPYADRLVHQWRSREMAIMVGKHTALKDDPKLTARLWPGKQPLRIVIDRRLEIPGHYQLHSEEAPTIFVSEDTFDFSKDIIPQLLTRLHADNIQSVIVEGGAHLLQQFIGSVWDEARVITGKHTLGGGLQAPVLHNALLQEELEVQGDLISMYTSST; this is encoded by the coding sequence ATGGTAAGTATTTCGCACGAATTTTTTATGCAGCGTTGTGTCGATCTGTCACAAACAGGTATGGGTGCTGTAGCTCCCAATCCTATGGTGGGTTCTGTGCTCGTGCATGAAGGAAGGATCATTGGAGAAGGCTTTCATCGCATATATGGTCAGGCACATGCGGAAGTGAATTGTATCAATAGTGTGCCGGAGGAATTACAATCCCTCATCCCTAAAGCTACCATGTATGTAAGCCTGGAGCCCTGCGCCCATCATGGTAAAACACCTCCCTGCGCAGATCTGATCATTGCACGCAAGATCCCGAAAGTAGTGGTGGGCTGTGTGGATACCTTTTCCGCTGTAGCAGGCAAAGGCATTCAACGCATGAAAGATGCAGGAATAGAAGTGATCACCGGTGTGTTGGAAGAAACCTGCAGAGCCGTGAACCGCCGCTTTTTTACTTTTCATGAAAAGAAAAGGCCTTACATCATTTTAAAATGGGCGCAATCTGCGGATGGTTTTATTGCTCCCCCGGATGGCCAGCCCGTAAGGATCTCCAATCCTTATGCTGACCGCCTTGTACATCAATGGCGCAGCAGGGAAATGGCCATCATGGTAGGCAAACATACCGCATTGAAAGACGATCCTAAATTAACGGCACGTCTCTGGCCCGGCAAACAACCACTGCGTATTGTGATCGACCGGCGTTTGGAAATTCCAGGCCACTATCAATTGCATAGTGAAGAAGCACCCACTATTTTTGTGTCAGAAGATACATTTGATTTCAGTAAGGATATTATCCCGCAACTCTTAACCCGCCTGCACGCAGACAATATTCAAAGTGTGATCGTGGAAGGAGGAGCACATTTATTACAGCAATTTATAGGCAGCGTTTGGGACGAAGCCCGTGTGATCACCGGAAAACATACACTGGGTGGTGGTTTGCAGGCGCCGGTATTGCATAATGCATTATTGCAGGAAGAACTGGAAGTACAGGGAGATCTCATTTCCATGTATACTTCATCAACTTAA